The Nonlabens spongiae genome contains a region encoding:
- a CDS encoding META domain-containing protein — MKLSLLLISMLIFLSCNQKKEEPSFEINRPEKVEVIKQHYLSGIFKLKTVNDTVFNLSEYYGFEATQPYLTFDTTSNIASGHSGCNNFTAPFTISDSQIKFSEPPMATEIGCEDGNKWENQFFDLLNDQPFIFRENSLTMKNDQLKLTFTKD; from the coding sequence ATGAAACTTTCCCTGCTCCTGATATCAATGCTTATTTTCCTCTCCTGCAACCAGAAAAAAGAAGAACCATCCTTTGAAATCAACCGTCCAGAAAAAGTTGAAGTCATAAAACAACATTACCTGTCTGGAATCTTCAAACTCAAAACCGTGAACGATACTGTTTTTAATTTGAGCGAATATTATGGTTTTGAGGCAACACAACCCTATCTAACTTTTGATACCACCAGTAACATCGCCAGCGGTCACAGCGGTTGCAATAATTTTACGGCCCCTTTTACAATCAGTGATTCCCAAATTAAATTTTCCGAGCCACCCATGGCAACTGAAATAGGCTGCGAAGACGGTAACAAATGGGAAAACCAATTCTTTGATTTATTAAACGATCAACCTTTCATTTTTAGGGAGAATAGTTTGACCATGAAAAATGATCAACTCAAATTGACGTTCACAAAGGACTAA
- a CDS encoding Eco57I restriction-modification methylase domain-containing protein yields the protein MNQWLTTESQEASRIKTETPVMVVLGNPPYSGIIANNGKYIMDLMEAYKKEPGGKIKLQERKHWLNDDYVKFLRLAQHLVAKNKEGVVAYINPHGFLDNPTFRGMRWHLLKTFDKIYTIDLHGNAKKKETAPDGSKDDNVFDIQQGVSINIFVKTNSKTKTKDDLAEVFHYDLYGRRKDKYKFLEETSILDMIAATENSPLGGRGLILLSRKYPTSHPIILWCRRILS from the coding sequence ATGAACCAATGGCTCACGACCGAGAGCCAAGAAGCCAGCCGCATCAAGACCGAGACGCCCGTGATGGTCGTGCTGGGTAACCCGCCCTACAGCGGGATAATTGCTAATAATGGCAAGTACATCATGGACCTGATGGAGGCCTATAAAAAAGAACCTGGTGGTAAAATAAAATTGCAGGAGCGCAAACATTGGCTCAATGATGATTACGTGAAGTTTTTGCGACTGGCGCAACATCTGGTCGCTAAAAACAAAGAAGGCGTAGTCGCCTATATTAATCCGCATGGGTTTTTGGACAACCCCACCTTTCGCGGTATGCGCTGGCATCTGCTTAAGACCTTTGACAAGATCTACACCATAGACCTGCACGGCAATGCCAAAAAGAAGGAAACCGCACCTGACGGCAGCAAGGACGATAACGTTTTTGACATACAGCAGGGCGTGAGCATCAACATCTTTGTAAAAACAAATTCAAAAACAAAAACAAAAGATGATCTCGCCGAGGTTTTCCATTATGATTTGTACGGTCGTAGAAAGGATAAATACAAGTTTTTGGAAGAAACTTCTATCTTAGATATGATAGCAGCCACGGAAAATTCCCCCTTGGGGGGCAGGGGGCTGATATTGCTTTCGCGAAAGTACCCAACGTCGCACCCGATTATTTTATGGTGCCGAAGGATTTTGAGTTGA
- a CDS encoding patatin-like phospholipase family protein — protein sequence MRALVISGGGSKGAYAGGVAHYLMNKQGEKYDLFLGTSTGSLLLPHLALGDLNKIYKIYTSVKQRTVFSVDPFVIKKKDNREYVTINYLTCLWQFMKNKRTFGESKNLRKTISKSISYSEFLEIKNTVADLVVTVSNLSLNKVEYKSIKDFDYDEFLDWIWISCNFVPFMSLAEKNGYEYADGGFGCLIPIREAIRRGAKHVDAIVLDDEKMDRRQVLGKNPFSLLLSLLSFSKDQTEKNDIALGKLAAVSRGDVTLNLYYTPSKLTENSLIFDKKLMKSWWKQGYKYAQNKADQFKKP from the coding sequence ATGCGAGCATTAGTCATTTCTGGTGGTGGTAGTAAAGGCGCTTATGCGGGTGGCGTGGCACATTACCTTATGAACAAACAGGGCGAGAAATACGATCTGTTTCTGGGTACATCTACCGGTAGTTTGTTGTTACCGCACCTGGCACTGGGTGATTTAAATAAAATCTATAAAATCTACACCTCGGTAAAGCAACGTACGGTGTTTAGCGTAGATCCTTTTGTGATCAAGAAAAAGGATAATCGTGAGTACGTGACCATTAATTACCTGACCTGCTTGTGGCAGTTCATGAAAAACAAACGCACCTTTGGCGAAAGCAAAAATCTGAGGAAAACCATCAGCAAAAGTATTTCCTACAGCGAGTTCTTGGAGATCAAAAACACCGTAGCCGATCTGGTGGTCACGGTTTCCAATCTTTCCCTGAACAAAGTGGAGTATAAATCCATCAAGGATTTTGATTACGATGAGTTTCTCGACTGGATCTGGATCTCGTGCAATTTTGTACCCTTTATGAGTCTCGCAGAGAAAAATGGTTATGAGTACGCCGATGGTGGTTTTGGTTGTTTGATTCCCATACGCGAAGCCATAAGGCGCGGTGCCAAACACGTGGACGCGATCGTACTGGACGATGAAAAAATGGACCGCCGGCAGGTGCTGGGTAAGAATCCGTTTTCTTTGCTGTTGAGTCTGCTGAGCTTCTCAAAAGACCAAACCGAGAAGAACGATATCGCCTTAGGCAAACTGGCTGCCGTGAGCCGTGGTGATGTCACGCTCAACCTGTATTATACGCCCTCAAAACTTACGGAGAACTCGCTGATATTTGATAAAAAACTCATGAAAAGCTGGTGGAAACAGGGCTACAAATACGCCCAGAACAAAGCCGATCAATTCAAAAAACCTTGA